In a genomic window of Amycolatopsis japonica:
- a CDS encoding substrate-binding domain-containing protein: MPLRLATRPRDDTWRVAMVVPLQGPAGLFGPSCEAITELAVHELNESGGILGRQVEAEVVDGGGTPAEVAGDLRRLVDTGRIDAVSGWHISSIRHALAPVVADRIPYVYTSLYEGGERRSGIFCTGETPRCQIEPALRWLRDHLGARRWFVVGDDYVWPHRSTRAIRQYAKDLDLRITGEAFVGLGAGDMSTVVRKIEQSTSDGVLMLLVGQDAVRFNRAFAAHGLSDRLVRFSPLMEENMLLASGANATGNLYVSAAYFRSMVTADAMDLLGRYVDRNGPGAPALNNAAESCYEGLHTLAELVRRAGTSELPALNAAIDGVAYHGPRGTIEFRGQQADQHVHLAVADGYDFEVLTRL, encoded by the coding sequence ATGCCCCTACGCCTCGCCACCCGGCCCCGCGACGACACCTGGCGTGTGGCCATGGTGGTCCCGTTGCAGGGGCCCGCCGGGCTGTTCGGCCCGTCGTGCGAGGCGATCACGGAACTGGCCGTCCACGAGCTCAACGAATCCGGCGGCATCCTCGGCAGACAGGTCGAAGCCGAAGTGGTCGACGGCGGTGGCACCCCTGCTGAAGTAGCCGGCGACTTGCGGCGGCTGGTCGACACAGGACGAATCGACGCGGTGAGCGGCTGGCACATCTCGTCGATCCGGCACGCACTCGCGCCGGTCGTGGCCGACCGGATCCCGTACGTGTACACGTCGCTCTACGAAGGCGGCGAGCGCCGCTCGGGCATCTTCTGCACGGGCGAGACTCCACGCTGCCAGATCGAGCCGGCGTTGCGCTGGCTGCGCGATCATCTCGGCGCCCGGCGCTGGTTCGTCGTCGGCGACGACTACGTCTGGCCGCACCGGTCGACCCGCGCGATCCGGCAGTACGCCAAAGATCTCGATCTGCGCATCACCGGTGAGGCGTTCGTCGGGCTCGGTGCGGGCGATATGTCCACAGTGGTCCGCAAGATCGAACAGTCCACAAGCGACGGTGTGCTCATGTTGCTGGTCGGGCAGGACGCGGTGCGCTTCAACCGTGCCTTCGCCGCGCACGGGCTCAGCGATCGACTGGTCCGGTTCAGCCCGTTGATGGAGGAGAACATGCTCCTGGCGAGCGGCGCGAACGCCACCGGCAATCTCTACGTCTCCGCCGCCTACTTCCGGTCCATGGTCACCGCCGACGCGATGGACCTGCTCGGCCGCTACGTCGACCGCAACGGCCCCGGCGCCCCAGCATTGAACAACGCCGCCGAATCCTGTTACGAGGGGCTGCACACGCTCGCGGAACTCGTCCGCCGGGCGGGGACGTCGGAGCTTCCCGCGCTCAACGCGGCGATCGACGGCGTCGCCTATCACGGCCCTCGCGGCACGATCGAATTCCGCGGACAGCAGGCCGATCAGCACGTCCATCTCGCGGTCGCCGACGGGTACGACTTCGAAGTCCTCACCAGGCTCTGA
- a CDS encoding AmiS/UreI family transporter: MGNVGLLYVGAALMINGLMLLGRIPPRSAAVLNLFVGALQCVTPTVLIVQAGGDQDAILAASGLYLFGFTYLYVGIANLADLAPEGIGWFSLFVAGAAVVYAGIAFWHDDDPVFGVIWLSWALLWTLFFLVLGLGKEQLTRFTGWTALLLSQPTCTVPAFLGLTGVYPS, from the coding sequence GTGGGCAACGTGGGCCTGCTCTACGTCGGCGCCGCTCTGATGATCAACGGCCTGATGCTGCTCGGCCGGATACCGCCGCGGTCGGCGGCGGTGCTGAACCTGTTCGTCGGCGCGCTCCAATGCGTCACCCCGACCGTGCTGATCGTGCAGGCGGGCGGCGACCAGGACGCGATCCTCGCCGCGTCCGGCCTGTACCTGTTCGGTTTCACCTATCTGTACGTCGGCATCGCGAACCTCGCGGACCTGGCGCCCGAAGGCATCGGCTGGTTCTCGCTCTTCGTGGCGGGTGCGGCCGTGGTGTACGCGGGCATCGCCTTCTGGCACGACGACGACCCCGTGTTCGGTGTCATCTGGCTGTCCTGGGCGCTGTTGTGGACCTTGTTCTTCCTGGTTCTCGGCCTCGGAAAAGAACAGCTGACGCGGTTCACCGGCTGGACCGCCCTGCTGCTCAGCCAGCCGACGTGCACGGTGCCCGCCTTCCTCGGCCTCACCGGCGTTTACCCGTCCTGA